One Helianthus annuus cultivar XRQ/B chromosome 7, HanXRQr2.0-SUNRISE, whole genome shotgun sequence genomic region harbors:
- the LOC110876302 gene encoding uncharacterized protein LOC110876302 translates to MNWVTLKPYGENIQLHKHDNKSKETYVQEDASLSTIEALGGSKTNHILPKFESFNFETSDVMEEDLMGMEPGLVFFEDGSYSRGPVDIHVGEVNDSNYFLSPTFKFEQCLVKGCHKRLHIVHTIEFSDGGSDIQILRVAVYEEQWVSTAHLADKRYLNFTHSI, encoded by the exons ATGAATTGGGTGACCTTGAAGCCTTACGGTGAAAATATACAGTTGCACAAGCATGATAACAAAAGTAAAGAGACGTATGTACAAGAGGATGCATCTTTATCCACCATAGAAGCACTTGGTGGAAGTAAGACAAACCACATACTGCCAAAATTTGAGTCTTTTAACTTTGAAACAAGTGATGTGATGGAAGAAGATCTTATGGGTATGGAGCCTGGTCTTGTGTTTTTTGAG GATGGCTCTTATTCGAGGGGTCCAGTTGACATACATGTTGGAGAAGTTAATGATTCCAACTATTTTCTATCCCCAACGTTCAAGTTTGAGCAA TGTTTGGTTAAAGGTTGCCACAAGAGACTGCACATCGTTCATACCATAGAGTTCAGTGATGGGGGTTCAGATATCCAGATCTTGAGGGTTGCTGTTTACGAAGAGCAATGGGTCAGTACTGCTCATCTTGCTGACAAAAGGTATCTTAACTTCACTCATTCAATTTGA
- the LOC110876303 gene encoding uncharacterized protein LOC110876303 — protein MGFHNKWCSWVMGILKSENSSVLVNGSPTFTFRCEKGMRQGDLLSPFLFLVVMEALSCMIDNAKSAGAIRGISTPNNGPNIAHLFYADDAIVMGNWSRAELLNIVRILRCFFLCSCLKINIDKSNLYGIGVGLGEIGDLANVIGCKPDCPPFKYLGLIVGANMNRVANWLPVIDTFRARLSNWKSRLLSIGGSVVLIKSVMESLPTYYFFLYKAPKKVILILKP, from the coding sequence ATGGGATTTCACAATAAATGGTGCTCTTGGGTCATGGGAATTCTGAAATCGGAGAACTCTTCTGTGTTGGTGAACGGGTCTCCTACGTTCACGTTTAGATGTGAAAAGGGTATGAGACAGGGTGACCTGTTGTCTCCTTTTCTTTTCTTGGTGGTGATGGAGGCTCTTTCATGTATGATCGACAACGCCAAGTCGGCAGGGGCCATTAGAGGTATTTCAACGCCCAATAACGGGCCGAATATTGCTCATCTTTTTTACGCGGATGACGCTATTGTGATGGGAAATTGGTCTAGAGCTGAATTACTTAACATAGTAAGAATCCTTCGGTGTTTCTTCCTTTGTTCATGTCTTAAAATTAATATTGATAAGTCTAACCTCTATGGTATTGGAGTGGGATTAGGGGAAATCGGGGATTTGGCGAATGTAATTGGATGTAAACCGGATTGTCCTCCTTTTAAATATCTTGGGCTTATAGTAGGTGCTAATATGAATAGAGTTGCAAATTGGCTTCCAGTTATTGACACTTTCCGTGCTCGTCTTTCTAACTGGAAGTCTCGTTTGCTCTCGATCGGGGGTAGTGTGGTTCTTATAAAATCTGTTATGGAAAGTCTCCCGACTTATTATTTTTTCCTTTATAAGGCTCCTAAGAAAGTCATTCTGATCTTGAAACCATGA